A genomic stretch from Gloeocapsa sp. DLM2.Bin57 includes:
- a CDS encoding carbon dioxide-concentrating mechanism protein CcmK yields the protein MSIAVGMVETLGFPAVVEAADAMVKAGRVTLVGYEKIGTGRVTVIVRGDVSEVQASVAAGIEAANRVNGGEVLSTHIIARPHENLEYVLPIRYTEEVEQFRSY from the coding sequence ATGTCCATTGCCGTAGGAATGGTAGAAACCCTAGGTTTCCCAGCCGTAGTAGAAGCAGCAGACGCCATGGTTAAAGCAGGCAGAGTAACCCTAGTGGGCTACGAAAAAATTGGGACAGGAAGAGTAACGGTCATCGTTAGAGGCGACGTTTCTGAAGTACAAGCCTCAGTAGCAGCAGGAATAGAAGCAGCTAACCGCGTCAATGGTGGTGAAGTACTTTCAACTCATATCATTGCTCGTCCTCACGAAAACCTAGAATACGTTCTACCCATTCGCTACACCGAAGAAGTTGAACAATTCCGTTCATATTAA